AGATTCTTTAAAATATTATATAGAGAAGTTAGATAGTTTAGTATCTACTAAGAAGAGAGCTATTCCGCAACTTAAAACATTCGGCAAAGTCACTGTATTGAGATTTCCGCCTTGTATGCGCAAGCTACTCGCAAGCGTAGAGAGCAACGAAAACGTGCCTCATGCAGGAAGATTTGCATTGACTTCGTTTCTACATTCTATAGGATTGGGTAACGAAGAAATATTAAAAATATTTGCTACAACGCCAGATTTTGATGAAAGGAAGACGAGGTATCAAATTGAGCACATAACCGGTAAAATTTCAGGTACTGTTTATACTCCGCCTGAATGCAGAACAATGAAAACCTATGGCTTGTGCTATGAGCCTGACGAGCTCTGCAAAAGAGATTGGCTCACGCATCCTTTAAAATACTATAGAGCAAAAGAAAAGGCAAGGGGAAAACAAAATTTAAATTCTGGAAAATCATTAGTACAATGAATGCAAAGCTTGAGTTATTTGAAGCAAAAGTTTTATGATTATTATAAAAACGCAATTTTAGAATATCCTTTGCGCTTCGGTAGACGCGAGTTCGGCTTTATGTTCTTTGAGAGCGAGCTGATGCAGAGGCATCTGAGCTTCAGTACAAGAGAGGAGCTGAAAAATTTTATAATAGAGAGAGTGCCCTCGCACGTGTATTACTCAGCTGCTTATTACAATGCGCCAAGCGCAACTGAAATGGTCAAAAAAGGCTGGCTCGGCGCTGACTTGATATTTGACCTGGATGGCGATAAATTGCAGAAGGCAAAAAATCTAGATTATAAAGAGATGCTTGAGGTTGTAAAGCGCGAGACTTTAAAGCTAATCGAGAGTTTTCTGATATCAGATTTTGGATTTGATTCAAAGTTTATCACAGTAAATTTTTCAGGTGCTAGAGGCTACCATGTACATGTTGTTGAGCCTAAAATTTTAGCGCTCGATTCCTATGCAAGGAGGGAAATTTTAGATTATCTGACTGCTGAGGGCTTGGACTGGAATAAGAGGATATTTCATGAAGAGGTGTATATGATTGTAAGGAGCGGCTTCAGAAAGATCGCCAAGAAAACTATAAAAATGCCGTGCGCTAGTGCTGGAGGCTGGGAAGGCAAGGTAGGAAGAGGACTGTTAAAATTTGTAGAGAATTTAGAAGATAGCTCTGCTGAAGAGGCTATTGCTAAACTTCAGAGCTACGGCATTAAGAAGAAAACTGCAGTGTCTATCTATAAAGAGCTCTTTGAAAAAGTGTCTGGAGTAAGAGGTGTAGATAAAGTAAAAGAGGGCCGACTCGATATTTTTTCTAAAGATAGTTATCTGAACGCTTTTCTAGACATTATAAATAAAGAATTGAGGGTGGATCTTACTAGCGGTACAGATGAGCCTGTAACTTCAGATACTAAAAGACTTATAAGAATGCAGAGTTCATTACATGGTAAAACAGGTTTTAAAGCTGTTAGCTTAACTATTGATGAGCTGAAAGATTTTGAGCCTTTAAGAGATGCTGTTGCTTTTTCAGATTTGCCGACAAAAATCAAAGTGCTCGGAGATGTAAAATTTGAATTGGGCGGCGAAAAATTTAATTTGACTGAAGGACTAACAGTTCTGCCTGAGTATGCAGCTGTGTTTTTGATAGCCCGTGGAGCAGCTGAAAAAATTTGAATTTTATAAAAACAAAACTCTAAAAACTTCTAAATCAATATACAAAAGATGGAAGGTCAAGAAATAACTTGCGAGCTATTGCGCAGAATACTGGAAATGGAAAGAATGAGTCGCCTCAGAAAGAACAGAGCATTGACTAAACTTGAGCCTGACTTTTATAGTAAGGTC
The Candidatus Thermoplasmatota archaeon DNA segment above includes these coding regions:
- the priS gene encoding DNA primase catalytic subunit PriS, with product MQSLSYLKQKFYDYYKNAILEYPLRFGRREFGFMFFESELMQRHLSFSTREELKNFIIERVPSHVYYSAAYYNAPSATEMVKKGWLGADLIFDLDGDKLQKAKNLDYKEMLEVVKRETLKLIESFLISDFGFDSKFITVNFSGARGYHVHVVEPKILALDSYARREILDYLTAEGLDWNKRIFHEEVYMIVRSGFRKIAKKTIKMPCASAGGWEGKVGRGLLKFVENLEDSSAEEAIAKLQSYGIKKKTAVSIYKELFEKVSGVRGVDKVKEGRLDIFSKDSYLNAFLDIINKELRVDLTSGTDEPVTSDTKRLIRMQSSLHGKTGFKAVSLTIDELKDFEPLRDAVAFSDLPTKIKVLGDVKFELGGEKFNLTEGLTVLPEYAAVFLIARGAAEKI